In the genome of Bradyrhizobium sp. CIAT3101, one region contains:
- a CDS encoding carbamoyltransferase has translation MLCLGVSGGLDRVYECRPELPNTFLHDGAAVLVRDGRVIAAVEEERLNRVKHSNKFPSQSIQYCLEAAGVELKDVDRIAFYATEAYCNAMLERLFVSQPSDAIPMDARLLLRTMLGQEFGIEVDPSRISFVSHHQAHAVSAFAMSGFEQSLVLAIDGGGDFLSGLVAIGSGTEVNLLQSFPESNSLGLFYLETIRYLGYSLFDEYKVMGLAPYGDPAPYRNLFEQFYELSENGCYRLYLDRIGPALVRNIQVRRKGMPFTQQHRDVSASLQEALERIVFHILKHYREATGMNRLCLAGGVAHNCTVNGKLLYSGLFDDIFVQPAAHDAGCALGAALMASLEGGRPAPRERLQDVYWGPDLGTEHAIEQELNAWAGHLDIERSDDVSGRAADWMASGAVIGWVQGRSEFGPRALGNRSILADPRPAANKDRINAMVKKREGYRPFAPSVLEEDAPEYFDLPASETEFPFMNFVVRVRDSKRDSLGAITHVDGTARLQTVSRKSNPTYWSLIDEFKKRTGIPVLLNTSFNNNAEPIVDSVADAVATFLTTELDALVVGPFLVKKRAVTLEDWTSLAVSLPPYVSLYRVRAHTARDRQETVCEIRTAFSGGGTVRISGVLFDLLMRIKGESVLRDLFDSMMMDHAERETLVEELRGLWEQRRVRLHPPSSVIHLKSESHQMTEQA, from the coding sequence ATGCTGTGTCTCGGCGTGAGCGGCGGACTAGATCGGGTTTATGAATGTCGACCCGAGCTTCCAAACACATTTCTGCACGACGGCGCCGCGGTGCTCGTGCGCGACGGACGTGTGATAGCGGCCGTCGAAGAAGAGCGACTCAACCGGGTCAAACATTCTAATAAATTTCCGAGCCAGTCCATCCAATACTGCCTGGAAGCTGCAGGTGTTGAACTGAAAGACGTCGATCGGATCGCGTTCTATGCGACCGAGGCCTACTGCAATGCTATGCTGGAGCGCTTGTTTGTTTCGCAGCCGTCGGACGCTATTCCTATGGATGCCAGGCTTTTGCTGAGGACGATGCTGGGGCAAGAGTTCGGCATCGAAGTTGATCCGTCCCGCATCTCGTTCGTAAGTCATCACCAGGCGCACGCTGTTAGTGCGTTTGCAATGTCTGGATTTGAGCAAAGTCTGGTGCTTGCAATCGACGGCGGTGGTGATTTTCTTTCTGGTCTCGTGGCCATCGGGTCCGGAACCGAAGTTAACCTACTCCAGAGCTTCCCGGAGAGTAACTCATTGGGGTTGTTTTATCTCGAGACGATCCGGTATCTCGGCTATAGCTTGTTCGATGAGTACAAGGTCATGGGACTTGCTCCTTATGGTGACCCCGCGCCCTATCGCAATCTCTTTGAGCAGTTCTACGAGCTTTCTGAGAACGGGTGCTACCGGCTCTACCTGGATCGCATCGGTCCTGCGTTGGTCCGCAATATTCAGGTCCGGCGAAAAGGAATGCCATTCACCCAACAGCATCGCGATGTCAGCGCTTCGCTGCAGGAAGCGCTTGAGCGGATCGTGTTCCACATACTTAAACATTATCGAGAAGCCACAGGCATGAACCGGCTGTGCTTGGCTGGCGGAGTGGCCCACAACTGCACCGTGAATGGTAAGCTACTTTATTCAGGGCTCTTCGACGACATTTTCGTGCAGCCGGCGGCCCACGACGCCGGTTGCGCACTAGGCGCCGCGCTGATGGCGTCTCTCGAGGGTGGTCGACCCGCGCCGCGCGAGCGGCTCCAGGACGTCTATTGGGGTCCCGATCTCGGTACCGAGCATGCCATTGAACAGGAACTGAATGCGTGGGCCGGGCACCTCGACATTGAGCGAAGCGATGATGTGTCGGGCAGAGCCGCCGATTGGATGGCAAGCGGCGCAGTGATCGGTTGGGTGCAGGGTCGATCGGAGTTCGGACCACGTGCCCTGGGTAACCGCAGTATTCTCGCCGATCCCCGACCTGCAGCTAACAAGGACCGCATAAACGCGATGGTCAAGAAGCGCGAGGGATACCGACCATTTGCGCCTTCCGTGTTGGAGGAGGATGCACCAGAATATTTCGATCTCCCGGCCAGTGAGACGGAATTTCCATTCATGAACTTCGTAGTTCGCGTGCGCGATTCCAAGCGCGACTCGCTGGGCGCCATTACGCATGTTGATGGCACTGCACGGCTACAGACAGTGTCGCGCAAGTCAAATCCGACCTACTGGAGCCTTATCGACGAGTTCAAAAAACGGACGGGCATTCCGGTTCTGCTCAATACCTCGTTTAACAATAACGCCGAACCGATCGTAGATTCGGTTGCAGACGCCGTCGCCACATTTCTGACCACCGAGCTCGATGCCCTCGTAGTTGGTCCGTTTTTAGTCAAAAAGCGGGCGGTAACGCTAGAGGACTGGACTTCGCTCGCGGTTTCATTGCCGCCTTATGTATCTCTGTATCGCGTCCGCGCTCATACAGCGCGGGATCGGCAAGAGACGGTATGCGAGATCCGCACCGCGTTTTCTGGCGGCGGGACAGTGCGTATCTCAGGAGTGTTGTTCGATCTGCTGATGCGGATCAAGGGCGAATCCGTCCTCCGCGACCTCTTCGATTCGATGATGATGGACCACGCCGAGCGCGAAACTCTCGTCGAAGAACTGAGAGGCCTGTGGGAGCAACGCCGCGTCCGCCTACATCCTCCCTCAAGCGTCATTCACTTGAAGAGTGAGTCCCATCAGATGACAGAGCAAGCTTAA
- a CDS encoding ABC transporter permease: MRMTYSAAMPANAVNWVAVWRRNYLAWRKIALASLLGNLADPMTNLLGLGFGLGLIVGRVNGTSYIDFLVGGMVATSAMTSASFETIYATFARMHTQRTWEAMLCTQLTLGDILLGEVAWAASKAVLAGTGITIVAAGMGYAAWPSMLYALPAIALTGFVFASLAMVIVSLAPSYDYFVFYQTLVLTPMVFLCGAVFPISQLPAAFQIVAGILPLEHSIELIRPAMLGRPAASVGIHIGALCIYAVLPFLLSIALLLRRLMR; encoded by the coding sequence ATGAGAATGACTTATAGCGCGGCCATGCCGGCCAATGCGGTTAACTGGGTCGCAGTATGGCGTCGCAACTATTTGGCATGGAGGAAGATTGCGCTTGCATCGCTTCTTGGCAATCTCGCCGATCCTATGACCAATCTACTTGGTCTTGGCTTTGGCCTCGGGCTGATTGTCGGCCGCGTGAACGGGACTTCATATATCGATTTCCTGGTCGGGGGCATGGTTGCGACCAGCGCGATGACTTCCGCAAGCTTCGAAACCATTTACGCCACATTCGCCCGCATGCACACCCAACGAACCTGGGAGGCAATGCTGTGCACACAGCTCACGCTCGGCGACATCCTGCTTGGTGAAGTGGCATGGGCAGCCAGCAAGGCGGTGCTGGCTGGCACAGGAATTACGATCGTTGCCGCGGGAATGGGTTATGCGGCATGGCCCTCCATGCTCTATGCGCTACCCGCAATCGCTCTCACCGGGTTCGTCTTCGCGAGCTTGGCGATGGTGATCGTGTCGCTAGCGCCTAGCTACGACTATTTCGTGTTCTACCAAACCCTCGTCCTAACACCCATGGTGTTCCTGTGCGGCGCGGTATTCCCGATCAGCCAGTTGCCGGCCGCCTTCCAGATCGTAGCAGGCATCTTACCCCTGGAGCATTCGATTGAGCTCATTCGTCCGGCGATGCTTGGCCGGCCGGCCGCCAGCGTCGGAATCCATATTGGCGCACTCTGCATTTACGCGGTCTTGCCGTTCTTGCTGTCGATTGCGCTTCTTCTCCGACGCCTCATGCGCTGA
- the nodI gene encoding nodulation factor ABC transporter ATP-binding protein NodI has product MSSVAIDLAAVHKSYRGKVVVNGLTFSVAAGECFGLLGPNGAGKSTIVRMILGMVPPDSGKIAVLGKQVPVQARLARAGVGVVPQFDNLENEFTVRENLLVFGRYFGLSAREIEAVTPSLLDFARLEIKADTRVSELSGGMKRRLVLARALINDPQLLVMDEPTTGLDPHARHLIWERLRSLLARGKTILLTTHFMEEAERLCDRLCVLEEGRKIAEGEPHALINEQIGCDVMEIYGGNPQESIELIRPYAQRIEQSGETIFCYAPDLEQVRKQLRGRAGLRLLERPPNLEDVFLRLTGREIEI; this is encoded by the coding sequence ATGTCGAGCGTAGCGATCGACCTTGCCGCTGTACACAAATCGTATCGCGGGAAAGTCGTTGTCAACGGGCTAACGTTCAGTGTTGCGGCGGGAGAGTGCTTCGGTCTGCTTGGACCGAACGGCGCGGGCAAAAGCACCATCGTGCGTATGATCCTCGGCATGGTGCCGCCGGACTCTGGCAAGATCGCGGTGCTCGGCAAGCAAGTGCCGGTACAGGCTCGCCTGGCACGCGCAGGCGTGGGCGTGGTCCCGCAGTTTGACAATCTCGAGAACGAGTTCACCGTACGCGAGAACTTACTGGTGTTCGGGCGCTATTTCGGTTTAAGCGCGCGTGAAATCGAGGCGGTTACTCCATCACTGCTCGATTTTGCCCGCCTCGAGATCAAAGCGGATACGCGCGTTTCCGAGTTATCAGGCGGCATGAAGCGGCGGTTGGTGCTGGCACGTGCGCTGATCAACGATCCGCAACTGCTCGTGATGGACGAGCCAACGACCGGGCTCGACCCGCATGCCCGCCATTTGATTTGGGAACGACTACGATCGCTACTTGCGCGTGGCAAGACGATCCTGCTGACCACTCACTTTATGGAAGAGGCTGAGCGGTTGTGCGACAGGCTGTGCGTGCTTGAAGAAGGACGCAAGATCGCCGAAGGCGAGCCTCACGCGCTGATCAATGAACAGATTGGCTGTGACGTCATGGAGATCTATGGCGGAAACCCGCAGGAATCCATTGAGCTGATCAGGCCCTACGCACAACGCATCGAGCAGAGCGGCGAGACTATTTTTTGCTATGCACCAGATCTGGAGCAGGTGCGTAAGCAGTTGCGGGGGCGGGCGGGTTTGCGCCTTCTGGAGCGTCCGCCGAACCTCGAGGATGTGTTCTTGCGACTTACCGGACGCGAGATAGAGATATGA